A single window of Sebastes umbrosus isolate fSebUmb1 chromosome 16, fSebUmb1.pri, whole genome shotgun sequence DNA harbors:
- the LOC119504100 gene encoding A-agglutinin anchorage subunit, giving the protein MRERDFMPNMERGKPATYTGDKKAKMAAKTNKKWVRLATVFAYVLSVSLAAIILAIYYSLIWKPTSSSSAGGKPGVTPTSTSTSTANISTNVSTSNNVTEWNSTQTGLLSLNNTRSAYSKASFQWDDRDTAESVAVSGAAGAETAHSQQEQGLYASSSSSSSSSHGHTSKERSDTLGRQTSTSDHHIPSSTREGEDEEDEKERLDAATGPPTSTTSLAGLRGD; this is encoded by the coding sequence ATGAGAGAGAGGGACTTCATGCCCAACATGGAGAGGGGCAAACCTGCGACTTATACGGGGGATAAAAAGGCTAAGATGGCTGCTAAGACTAACAAGAAGTGGGTGAGACTAGCCACTGTTTTTGCCTATGTTTTGTCCGTGTCTTTAGCAGCCATTATCCTGGCAATTTACTACAGTCTGATCTGGAAACCGACCAGCTCATCATCTGCTGGGGGGAAACCTGGAGTcacccccacctccacctccacctccacagcAAACATCTCAACTAATGTCTCCACAAGCAACAATGTCACAGAGTGGAACTCCACACAGACTGGACTGCTGTCTCTCAACAACACCAGGTCTGCGTACAGTAAGGCGTCTTTCCAGTGGGACGACAGAGACACAGCTGAGAGTGTGGCTGTGTctggagcagcaggagcagaaaCTGCGCACTCGCAgcaggagcaaggactctacgcatcttcttcttcttcttcttcttcttctcacggTCACACAAGCAAGGAGAGGTCGGACACTTTGGGGAGACAGACGTCTACATCAGACCACCACATCCCGTCGAGCACcagggagggagaggatgaagaggatgagaaGGAGAGACTGGATGCTGCCACTGGTCCACCAACATCCACGACGAGCCTAGCCGGCCTGAGAGGCGACTGA